The Bicyclus anynana chromosome Z, ilBicAnyn1.1, whole genome shotgun sequence genome window below encodes:
- the LOC112047788 gene encoding SET and MYND domain-containing protein 4, whose protein sequence is MYSVGLPEDCAKQWEILLLLLSSEEKKIDRTTEDEIDTMNYFYNNEGVRKILLHWLKQMQNAYCRKTSELDTALKCDDISLLWRQKGNDKFRTNYVEESYKCYTNSVMYAEHNSLMYSLALANRSAALLRMKRFQECLSDVALAIEHGYPIEQRHKLLLRRADCHIELQQRTEARVSLDSAIQHAISLNLSASNALEFERHIKILERKLESVKEDGSTNETVVLPDWYRGVNPNFNAASNAIELRRSDSAGRHVVLTEGAQRGDVLFSEEPYAWVALPSEESVCEMCCAGDINPVPCNLCSRSVYCGERCRARAAQSFHRWECVAAQCALFPTIGIAHLALRVLLISAHNGFPEPPRLLPKPSSAAELFRSYAQVDNIQIYKQDSPSFYRMFNLVTNFDKMNRTDYVQYALTATMLTLYLENYTSFFEYLPSKVPLSADTDEMRLFGAALLLRALGQLVCNGHATLSLATVDDDDGRTVSEREVRRATAIFPSAAMMNHSCDPNIINTFYKSRLIVRCARELSAGAEVLNCYGPHRAREPTAQRRAQLRAQYMFACACSACSDADRRDFALVFSAYSCAGCKGPVWRRGGRARCGQCKAELHTERVLAQLDRADELAAQVEQMSSLEEKCEKLQASYRLKQQVWHRHHASLRAAADRLARLYAELGEFGKSMELIKQNIQSLEYQFGSFSVEVAHELRKLSDVMLERILNTPQHLEHREWCLEANKIIKKAVQLMELNYGSWEPLVARLKEQQEFVAALLAKSSTPDAANCIHHNLHYNLKI, encoded by the exons AAAAATCTTACTTCATTGGTTGAAACAAATGCAAAATGCGTATTGTAGAAAAACAAGTGAATTAGACACAGCTTTAAAATGTGATGATATTTCTTTACTGTGGAGGCAAAAAGGCAATGACAAGTTTCGAACCAACTATGTAGAAGAAAGTTATAAATGCTACACAAACAGTGTAATGTATGCTGAACACAACAGTCTCATGTATTCACTCGCTCTAGCAAATAGATCTGCTGCATTACTACGAATGAAGAGATTTCAG GAATGCCTATCCGATGTTGCATTGGCCATTGAGCATGGTTACCCAATAGAACAGCGGCACAAATTGCTTCTACGCCGCGCCGATTGCCACATCGAATTACAACAACGAACCGAAGCCCGCGTGTCACTCGATTCTGCCATTCAACATGCAATTTCCCTTAACCTTTCTGCTTCAAATGCTT TGGAATTTGAACGACACATAAAAATATTGGAAAGGAAACTAGAGTCTGTGAAAGAAGATGGCAGCACAAATGAAACAGTTGTTCTTCCTGACTGGTATCGGGGCGTGAATCCCAACTTTAATGCAGCTTCTAACGCCATCGAATTAAg aCGCAGCGATTCGGCTGGCAGACACGTAGTTCTTACGGAGGGCGCGCAACGCGGCGACGTCCTGTTCTCAGAGGAGCCGTACGCGTGGGTCGCCCTGCCCTCCGAGGAATCAGTATGCGAGATGTGTTGCGCGGGCGACATCAATCCAGTGCC TTGCAACTTGTGTTCGCGCAGCGTGTACTGTGGGGAGAGgtgccgcgcgcgcgccgcgcagaGCTTCCACCGCTGGGAGTGCGTGGCGGCGCAGTGTGCCCTCTTCCCCACTATAGGCATCGCACATTTAGCTTTAAG GGTTTTACTTATAAGTGCACACAATGGCTTCCCAGAGCCGCCGCGGCTTCTGCCCAAGCCTTCATCGGCGGCAGAACTGTTCAGAAGTTACGCACAAGTCgacaatatacaaatatataaacaagATTCGCCCTCGTTCTATAGGATGTTCAATCTTGTTACAAACTTTGATAAAATGAACAGGACGGATTATGTACAATATGCCTTG ACAGCGACAATGCTGACCCTCTACTTGGAGAACTACACTTCGTTCTTCGAGTATCTACCGAGTAAAGTGCCGCTCAGTGCGGATACTGACGAGATGCGACTGTTCGGTGCTGCCTTGCTGCTGCGCGCGCTCGGGCAGCTGGTGTGCAACGGTCACGCCACGCTTAGCCTCGCCACCGTGGACGACGATGACG GGCGCACAGTGAGCGAGCGCGAAGTGCGACGTGCGACCGCCATATTCCCCTCCGCAGCGATGATGAACCATTCGTGTGACCCCAACATCATTAATAC GTTCTACAAGAGCCGGCTGATAGTTCGCTGCGCGCGCGAGCTGTCGGCGGGCGCGGAGGTGCTCAACTGCTACGGGCCGCACCGCGCGCGCGAGCCCACCGCGCAGCGCCGCGCGCAGCTGCGGGCGCAGTACATGTTCGCGTGCGCCTGCTCCGCCTGCAGCGACGCCGACAGGAGGGACTTCGCT TTGGTGTTCAGCGCGTATTCATGCGCGGGCTGTAAAGGCCCGGTgtggcggcgcggcgggcgcgctcGCTGCGGACAGTGCAAGGCGGAGCTGCACACGGAGCGCGTGCTGGCGCAACTGGATCGCGCCGACGAGCTGGCCGCGCAAG TGGAGCAAATGAGCAGCCTCGAAGAGAAGTGCGAGAAGCTGCAGGCGTCGTACAGACTGAAGCAGCAGGTGTGGCACCGACACCACGCCTCGctgcgcgccgccgccgaccGCCTCGCGCGCCTCTACGCTGAGCTCG GTGAATTTGGAAAAAGTATGGAGCTCATAAAGCAAAACATCCAGAGCTTAGAATACCAGTTTGGATCCTTTAGTGTAGAG GTCGCTCACGAACTAAGAAAACTGTCCGACGTTATGTTAGAGAGAATACTCAACACTCCACAACACTTGGAACACAG GGAATGGTGTTTGGAAgccaacaaaataataaaaaaagctgtACAGCTGATGGAACTGAACTACGGATCGTGGGAGCCTTTGGTAGCGCGACTCAAAGAACAGCAAGAGTTCGTGGCGGCGCTGCTCGCTAAGAGCAGTACTCCGGACGCCGCTAACTGCATCCACCATAACCTGCATTACaacttgaaaatataa